From the Pseudomonas sp. SORT22 genome, one window contains:
- a CDS encoding asparaginase, which produces MKAALNSFVPGALALLLLMPAGVNAKEVENQQKLANVVILATGGTIAGAGASTANSATYQAAKVGVDKLIAGVPELATLANVRGEQVLQIASESISNENLLQLGKRVAELADSKDVDGIVITHGTDTLEETAYFLNLVEKTDKPIVVVGSMRPGTAMSADGMLNLYNAVAVASNKDSRGKGVLVTMNDEIQSGRDVSKSVNIKTEAFKSQWGPLGMVVEGKSYWFRLPAKRHTVDSEFDIKKISSLPAVDIAYGYGNVTDTAYKALAQNGAKAIIHAGTGNGSVSSKVAPTLIDLRKQGVQIIRSSHVNAGGFVLRNAEQPDDKNDFVVAHDLNPQKARILAMVAMTKTQDSKELQRIFWEY; this is translated from the coding sequence ATGAAAGCTGCGCTTAATTCCTTCGTTCCGGGCGCTTTGGCCCTGCTGCTGTTAATGCCCGCAGGCGTCAACGCCAAGGAAGTCGAGAACCAACAGAAACTGGCCAACGTGGTGATCCTCGCCACCGGTGGCACCATCGCCGGCGCCGGCGCCAGCACCGCCAACAGCGCCACCTACCAGGCCGCCAAGGTCGGTGTCGACAAGCTGATCGCCGGCGTTCCGGAACTGGCCACCCTGGCCAATGTGCGCGGCGAACAAGTGCTGCAGATCGCTTCCGAAAGCATCAGCAACGAAAACCTGCTGCAACTGGGCAAGCGCGTTGCCGAGCTTGCCGACAGCAAGGATGTCGACGGCATCGTCATCACCCACGGTACCGACACCCTGGAAGAGACCGCCTACTTCCTCAACCTGGTCGAAAAAACCGACAAGCCAATCGTCGTAGTCGGCTCGATGCGCCCAGGCACCGCCATGTCGGCTGACGGCATGCTCAACCTGTACAACGCCGTGGCTGTTGCCAGCAACAAGGACTCGCGCGGCAAGGGCGTGCTGGTCACCATGAACGACGAGATCCAGTCGGGTCGCGACGTCAGCAAATCGGTGAACATCAAGACCGAAGCCTTCAAGAGCCAATGGGGCCCGCTGGGCATGGTCGTCGAAGGCAAGTCCTACTGGTTCCGCCTGCCGGCCAAGCGTCACACCGTAGACTCGGAATTCGACATCAAGAAAATCAGCAGCCTGCCTGCGGTCGACATCGCCTACGGTTACGGCAACGTCACCGACACCGCCTACAAGGCCCTGGCACAAAATGGCGCCAAGGCGATCATCCACGCCGGTACCGGCAATGGCTCGGTGTCTTCTAAAGTAGCCCCGACCCTGATCGACCTGCGCAAGCAAGGCGTGCAGATCATTCGCTCGTCCCACGTCAATGCCGGCGGCTTCGTGCTGCGCAACGCCGAGCAGCCTGACGACAAGAACGACTTCGTCGTCGCCCACGACCTGAACCCGCAAAAAGCCCGGATCCTGGCCATGGTTGCAATGACCAAGACCCAGGACAGCAAAGAGCTGCAGCGGATCTTCTGGGAATACTGA
- a CDS encoding sugar ABC transporter substrate-binding protein has translation MKLPFAGRLLALAVLSSLSLATPVSHALADDAKPKVALVMKSLANEFFLTMEDGAKAYQKDHATEFELVSNGIKDETDSSNQIRIVEQMIVSGVNALVIAPADSKALVPVVKKAMDAGITVINIDNRLDPEVLKSKHLSVPFVGPDNRKGARLVGEYLARQKLKAGDQVAIIEGVSTTTNAQQRTAGFKDAMEAAQIKVVSVQSGDWEIAKGNAVAASLLNANPDLKALLAGNDSMALGAVSAVRAAGKAGQVQVVGYDNINAIKPMLKDGRVLATADQYAAKQAVFGIEAALKMLKGEKTDVDADNVIQTPVELVTQP, from the coding sequence ATGAAGCTGCCCTTTGCTGGACGCCTGCTGGCGCTCGCCGTACTTTCCTCACTGTCCCTCGCCACACCCGTTTCCCACGCCCTGGCCGACGACGCCAAGCCGAAAGTCGCGCTGGTGATGAAATCGCTGGCCAACGAGTTCTTCCTGACCATGGAAGACGGCGCCAAGGCCTACCAGAAAGACCACGCCACTGAATTCGAGCTGGTGTCCAACGGCATCAAGGACGAGACCGACTCCAGTAACCAGATCCGTATCGTCGAGCAGATGATCGTCTCCGGGGTCAACGCCCTGGTCATCGCTCCGGCCGATTCCAAGGCCCTGGTGCCGGTGGTGAAAAAGGCCATGGATGCCGGCATCACCGTGATCAACATCGACAACCGCCTCGACCCCGAGGTGCTCAAGAGCAAACACCTCAGCGTGCCGTTCGTAGGCCCCGACAACCGCAAGGGCGCGCGTCTGGTCGGTGAATACCTGGCCAGGCAGAAGCTCAAGGCCGGCGATCAGGTGGCCATTATCGAAGGCGTCTCGACCACCACCAACGCCCAGCAGCGCACCGCCGGCTTCAAGGATGCAATGGAAGCGGCGCAGATCAAGGTGGTCTCGGTGCAATCGGGCGACTGGGAAATTGCCAAGGGCAATGCCGTCGCCGCCTCCCTGCTCAACGCCAACCCCGACCTCAAGGCTCTGCTGGCCGGCAACGACAGCATGGCCCTGGGTGCTGTATCGGCGGTGCGCGCCGCAGGCAAGGCCGGCCAGGTGCAGGTGGTCGGCTACGACAACATCAACGCCATCAAGCCGATGCTCAAGGACGGTCGCGTGCTTGCCACCGCCGACCAGTACGCCGCCAAACAAGCGGTGTTCGGCATCGAGGCGGCGCTGAAGATGCTCAAGGGTGAGAAAACCGATGTCGACGCCGACAACGTCATCCAGACCCCGGTCGAGCTGGTTACCCAACCCTAG
- a CDS encoding DUF1654 domain-containing protein produces MRIQLKKERFVATTSAPASSYEQLGTRIQKIINSPTAQKARAALIFRLEHETPEDWATLLDEIAENDNVTLAYRDDGGVQIFWVVPKED; encoded by the coding sequence ATGCGCATACAGCTAAAAAAGGAACGCTTTGTGGCCACCACTTCCGCCCCTGCCAGCAGCTACGAGCAACTGGGCACCCGCATCCAGAAAATCATCAATTCCCCCACCGCACAAAAAGCCCGGGCCGCGCTGATCTTCCGCCTGGAGCACGAAACGCCTGAAGACTGGGCCACCCTGCTCGACGAAATCGCCGAGAACGACAACGTCACCCTCGCCTACCGCGATGACGGTGGCGTGCAGATTTTCTGGGTTGTGCCGAAGGAAGATTGA
- a CDS encoding peptidase C39 family protein — protein sequence MPAPTSLTAFTPRRLLLACALGLALAGCASQPPSQLKNLPQRVEIGSVPFYRGEANQSASMALAALLSQQGVRITPGLLDKSLGLPQHIDQLEQAIPRVGREYGMVVYPLEPRLDALLAQVAAGNPVLLRFQQGSTFWSEPRYALLVGYDRYKQRVLLRAGMNRRLLMEFDDFESAWQKQGSWAVLVQQPGQLPAQVDRQRWLKAANDLAQAGQEQAARQAVSALGQ from the coding sequence ATGCCTGCACCGACTTCCCTAACCGCCTTCACCCCGCGCCGCCTGCTGCTGGCCTGTGCGCTCGGCCTGGCCCTGGCCGGCTGTGCCAGCCAGCCGCCATCCCAGCTGAAAAACCTGCCGCAACGGGTCGAGATCGGCTCGGTGCCTTTCTACCGTGGCGAAGCCAACCAGAGCGCCTCGATGGCCCTGGCGGCCTTGCTCTCGCAACAGGGGGTGCGCATCACTCCGGGGCTGCTCGACAAATCGCTGGGCCTGCCGCAGCACATCGACCAGCTTGAGCAGGCGATCCCGCGGGTGGGCCGCGAGTACGGCATGGTCGTGTATCCGCTCGAACCACGCCTGGACGCCTTGCTGGCGCAGGTAGCGGCGGGCAACCCGGTGTTGCTGCGCTTTCAGCAAGGTTCGACGTTCTGGAGCGAGCCACGCTATGCCTTGCTGGTCGGCTATGACCGTTACAAGCAGCGGGTATTGTTGCGGGCGGGGATGAACCGGCGCCTGCTGATGGAGTTCGATGACTTCGAATCAGCCTGGCAAAAGCAGGGGAGTTGGGCGGTGCTGGTGCAGCAGCCGGGCCAGTTGCCGGCCCAGGTTGACCGTCAGCGCTGGCTGAAAGCGGCCAATGACCTGGCCCAGGCGGGCCAGGAACAAGCCGCCCGGCAGGCCGTCAGCGCCCTGGGGCAGTGA
- a CDS encoding bifunctional (p)ppGpp synthetase/guanosine-3',5'-bis(diphosphate) 3'-pyrophosphohydrolase: MSTLERAIAVAARAHEGQCDKGGTAYILHPLRVMLRVSTAEQRIVAVLHDVLEDSPMTLSDLAREGFALKILAAVQALSRRDDESYEAFVVRVGDDPLARVVKLADLADNSDLSRIPMPGPDDIARLARYQQASAYLQALA, from the coding sequence ATGTCTACGCTGGAGCGGGCCATTGCGGTTGCGGCGAGGGCACATGAAGGGCAGTGCGACAAAGGCGGAACGGCCTATATCCTCCACCCGTTGCGGGTGATGCTGAGGGTGTCGACGGCCGAGCAGCGCATTGTCGCGGTGCTGCACGACGTGCTCGAGGATTCACCGATGACCCTCTCTGACCTTGCCCGCGAAGGCTTCGCCCTGAAGATCCTGGCCGCCGTGCAGGCGCTGAGCCGGCGCGATGACGAAAGCTACGAAGCCTTCGTGGTGCGGGTCGGCGATGATCCGCTGGCGCGGGTAGTCAAGCTGGCTGATCTGGCCGACAACAGCGACCTGTCGCGCATCCCCATGCCCGGCCCCGATGACATCGCCCGCCTGGCCCGTTACCAGCAGGCCAGCGCCTACCTGCAGGCGCTGGCCTGA
- a CDS encoding TerC family protein — protein sequence MEYLLELAASPTAWVALATLVAMEIVLGIDNLIFISILTNKLPEEYRSKARRIGISMALIMRLGLLSTVAWIVQLTEPVVDVFGHTFSWKDMILIAGGLFLLWKATKEIHESVDPRAQAEAKASSTITLGFAAAIGQILVLDIVFSIDSIITAVGMTEHLPIMIIAVISAVIVMLVAADPLARFINDNPTVVMLALGFLIMIGMTLIAEGFGAHVPKGYVYAAMAFSTAIEILNIMSRRARLKREAVEG from the coding sequence ATGGAATACTTGTTGGAACTCGCTGCAAGCCCGACCGCCTGGGTCGCCCTGGCCACCCTGGTGGCCATGGAGATCGTCCTCGGTATCGACAACCTGATCTTCATCTCGATCCTGACCAACAAGTTGCCTGAAGAGTACCGCTCCAAGGCGCGGCGCATTGGTATCAGCATGGCCCTGATCATGCGCCTGGGCCTGCTCAGCACCGTGGCCTGGATCGTCCAGCTGACCGAGCCGGTGGTCGATGTATTCGGTCATACCTTCTCCTGGAAGGACATGATCCTCATCGCCGGTGGCCTGTTCCTGCTGTGGAAAGCGACCAAGGAAATCCACGAGAGTGTCGACCCGCGCGCCCAGGCTGAAGCCAAGGCGTCCTCGACCATCACCCTGGGCTTTGCTGCGGCGATTGGTCAGATCCTGGTGCTCGACATCGTCTTCTCGATCGACAGCATCATCACCGCCGTGGGCATGACCGAGCACCTGCCGATCATGATCATTGCCGTGATCAGTGCCGTGATCGTGATGCTGGTGGCCGCCGACCCGCTGGCCCGCTTCATCAACGACAACCCGACCGTGGTGATGCTGGCCCTGGGCTTCTTGATCATGATCGGCATGACCCTGATCGCCGAAGGTTTCGGTGCTCATGTACCCAAGGGTTATGTGTATGCGGCGATGGCCTTCTCGACGGCGATCGAGATTCTCAACATCATGTCGCGCCGGGCACGCTTGAAGCGCGAGGCGGTTGAGGGCTGA
- a CDS encoding ABC transporter permease gives MKTTQLDTAAPSAKRSGSYYGLGTYLGLAGALLAMIVLFSLLSSHFWSYATFSTLANQIPDLMVLAVGMTFVLIIGGIDLSVGSVLALAGSAVSVAMLGWGWSVMPAALLGMAVAALAGSITGSITVAWRIPSFIVSLGVLEMARGMAYQLTDSRTAYIGDAFAWLSNPLAFGISPSFLIALLVIILAQLVLTRTVFGRYLIGIGTNEEAVRLAGIDPRPYKILVFSLMGLLAGLAALFQISRLEAADPNAGSGLELQVIAAVVIGGTSLMGGRGSVISTFFGVLIISVLAAGLAQIGASEPTKRIITGAVIVIAVVLDTYRSRRARRRN, from the coding sequence ATGAAAACCACCCAACTGGACACCGCTGCCCCCAGCGCCAAGCGCAGCGGCAGCTACTACGGCCTCGGCACCTACCTGGGCCTGGCCGGCGCCTTGCTGGCGATGATCGTGCTGTTCTCGTTGTTGAGCAGCCACTTTTGGTCTTACGCCACCTTCAGCACCCTGGCCAACCAGATCCCCGACCTGATGGTGCTGGCGGTGGGCATGACCTTTGTGCTGATCATCGGCGGCATCGACCTGTCGGTGGGTTCGGTGCTGGCCCTGGCCGGTTCCGCGGTCAGTGTGGCGATGCTCGGCTGGGGCTGGAGCGTGATGCCGGCCGCCTTGCTCGGCATGGCCGTGGCGGCGCTGGCCGGCAGCATCACCGGCTCGATCACCGTGGCCTGGCGCATTCCGTCGTTTATCGTCTCGCTCGGCGTGCTGGAAATGGCCCGGGGCATGGCCTACCAACTGACCGATTCGCGCACCGCCTACATTGGCGATGCCTTTGCCTGGCTGTCCAACCCGCTGGCTTTTGGCATCTCGCCGTCGTTCCTGATCGCCTTGCTGGTGATCATCCTCGCCCAGCTGGTACTCACGCGCACGGTGTTCGGCCGCTACCTGATCGGCATTGGCACCAACGAAGAGGCGGTGCGCCTGGCCGGCATCGACCCGCGCCCGTACAAGATCCTGGTGTTCTCGCTGATGGGCCTGCTCGCAGGGCTGGCTGCGCTGTTCCAGATTTCCCGCCTGGAAGCCGCCGACCCCAACGCCGGCTCCGGCCTTGAACTGCAGGTGATCGCCGCCGTGGTCATCGGTGGCACCAGCCTGATGGGCGGGCGCGGCTCGGTGATCAGCACCTTCTTTGGCGTGTTGATCATCTCGGTGCTGGCCGCAGGCCTGGCGCAGATCGGCGCTTCGGAGCCAACCAAACGCATTATCACCGGGGCGGTGATCGTCATCGCCGTGGTCCTCGACACCTACCGCAGCCGGCGCGCGCGCAGGCGGAACTGA
- a CDS encoding endonuclease I family protein, whose amino-acid sequence MRFPVFAVACLLFSVTTAHADAPRTFSEAKKVAWRLYAPQSTEFYCGCKYNGNKVDLQACGYVPRKNANRASRIEWEHIVPAWQIGHQRQCWQSGGRKNCSRNDKVYQRAEADLHNLVPSIGEVNGDRSNFSFGWLPEQRGQYGSCLTQVDFKAKKVMPRPSIRGMIARTYFYMSKQYSLKLSKQDRQLYEAWNKTYPPQPWERQRNQRVACVMGHGNEFVGPVNLSACG is encoded by the coding sequence ATGAGATTTCCGGTTTTTGCAGTAGCTTGTTTGTTGTTCAGTGTCACCACCGCCCACGCCGATGCACCGCGCACCTTCAGCGAAGCCAAGAAGGTCGCCTGGCGCTTATATGCGCCGCAGTCCACCGAGTTTTATTGCGGCTGCAAATACAACGGCAACAAGGTCGATTTGCAGGCCTGCGGGTATGTGCCGCGCAAAAATGCCAACCGCGCCTCGCGCATCGAGTGGGAGCATATCGTCCCGGCCTGGCAGATCGGCCACCAGCGCCAGTGCTGGCAAAGCGGCGGGCGCAAAAATTGTTCGCGCAATGACAAGGTCTACCAGCGCGCCGAGGCCGACCTGCACAACCTGGTGCCGAGCATTGGCGAGGTCAATGGCGATCGCAGCAACTTCAGTTTTGGCTGGCTGCCCGAGCAGCGCGGGCAATATGGCTCATGCCTGACCCAGGTGGACTTCAAAGCCAAGAAGGTCATGCCGCGGCCGTCCATTCGCGGCATGATTGCGCGCACCTACTTTTATATGAGCAAGCAGTACAGCCTCAAGCTGTCGAAACAGGACCGCCAGCTGTACGAAGCCTGGAACAAGACCTACCCGCCGCAGCCCTGGGAGCGCCAGCGCAACCAGCGGGTGGCTTGCGTGATGGGCCATGGCAACGAGTTCGTCGGCCCGGTCAACCTCAGCGCCTGCGGTTGA
- a CDS encoding SPOR domain-containing protein gives MRKVAVVMAVLALAGCENEVEGVHKQVAEHLQNPKTAKFANVRFDQQGIICGQVRGKDDAGVFVPYRSYVAIKQAAGDYQLIIADQGSNLAIREKCGGADLQRAADAAADKPAPQGWDVEIVQGANMGALSDMTARLIEKQIPSSVVYRNGKPVVLLGPYPDKAQAEAQQADVMARLGTDSIVIQHDAPR, from the coding sequence GTGCGCAAAGTGGCGGTGGTAATGGCGGTGCTGGCTCTGGCCGGTTGCGAAAACGAAGTCGAAGGCGTGCACAAGCAGGTGGCCGAACACCTGCAGAACCCCAAGACAGCCAAGTTCGCCAACGTGCGATTCGACCAGCAAGGCATTATCTGCGGCCAGGTGCGCGGCAAGGACGACGCCGGCGTGTTCGTGCCGTATCGCAGCTACGTGGCGATCAAGCAGGCCGCGGGCGACTATCAGCTCATTATTGCCGACCAGGGCAGCAACCTGGCCATTCGCGAAAAATGCGGTGGCGCCGACCTGCAGCGCGCCGCCGACGCTGCGGCAGACAAACCTGCGCCCCAAGGCTGGGATGTCGAGATCGTCCAGGGCGCGAACATGGGCGCCCTCAGCGACATGACTGCACGCCTGATCGAAAAGCAGATTCCGTCCTCGGTGGTCTACCGCAACGGCAAGCCGGTGGTGCTGCTCGGCCCTTATCCCGACAAGGCGCAAGCCGAGGCGCAGCAAGCCGATGTCATGGCACGCCTGGGCACCGACTCGATCGTCATCCAGCACGACGCCCCGCGCTAG
- a CDS encoding sugar ABC transporter ATP-binding protein, which translates to MSATADVVLSVSAIGKTYAQPVLGDIELSLLRGEVLALTGENGAGKSTLSKIIGGLERPTTGHMLYQGQPYQPGSRAAAERLGVRMVMQELNLLPTLTVAENLFLDNLPGRAGWINRKRLRQLAVAAMAQVGLDAIDPDTPVGELGIGHQQMVEIARNLIGDCHVLIFDEPTAMLTAREVELLFTQIERLQQRGVAIVYISHRLEELKRIAQRIAVLRDGKLVCVEPMQRYNSEQLVNLMVGRELGEHIDLGVRNIGAPILKVNGLGRSDKVKDVSFEVRSGEIFGISGLIGAGRTELLRLIFGADSADSGTIELGNPLREVRVDSPVAAVRQGIALITEDRKGEGLLLSQSISANIALGNLPAISRAGIVNSGAERELAERQIAAMRIRSSSPEQVVGELSGGNQQKVVIGRWLERDCSVLLFDEPTRGIDVGAKFDIYGLLAELARQGKALVVVSSDLRELMLICDRIGVLSAGRLIDTFERDSWTQDQLLAAAFAGYQKRDALLHEAAPRTTP; encoded by the coding sequence ATGTCAGCGACTGCGGATGTCGTACTTTCAGTCAGCGCCATCGGCAAGACCTACGCGCAGCCGGTGCTCGGTGATATCGAGCTGAGCCTGCTGCGGGGCGAAGTGCTGGCCCTGACCGGTGAAAACGGCGCGGGCAAGAGCACCCTGTCGAAAATCATCGGCGGCCTCGAACGGCCCACCACCGGCCATATGCTTTACCAGGGCCAGCCGTACCAGCCCGGTAGCCGCGCCGCTGCCGAGCGCTTGGGCGTGCGCATGGTCATGCAGGAGCTCAACCTGCTGCCGACCCTGACCGTGGCCGAGAACCTGTTTCTCGACAACTTGCCCGGGCGCGCCGGCTGGATCAACCGCAAACGCCTGCGCCAACTGGCGGTGGCGGCCATGGCCCAGGTCGGCCTGGATGCCATCGACCCGGACACCCCGGTGGGCGAGCTGGGCATCGGCCATCAGCAGATGGTCGAGATTGCCCGCAACCTGATTGGCGACTGCCATGTGCTGATTTTCGATGAGCCGACGGCGATGCTCACCGCCCGCGAGGTGGAGCTGCTGTTTACCCAGATCGAGCGCCTGCAGCAGCGCGGCGTGGCCATCGTCTACATCTCCCATCGCCTCGAAGAACTCAAGCGCATCGCCCAGCGCATTGCCGTGCTGCGCGATGGCAAGCTGGTGTGCGTCGAGCCGATGCAGCGCTACAACAGCGAGCAACTGGTCAACCTGATGGTCGGTCGCGAGCTGGGCGAGCATATCGATTTGGGCGTGCGCAACATCGGCGCGCCGATCCTCAAGGTCAACGGCCTCGGCCGTAGCGACAAGGTCAAGGACGTCTCGTTCGAGGTGCGCAGCGGCGAGATCTTCGGCATCTCCGGCCTGATCGGCGCCGGGCGCACCGAGCTGCTGCGGCTGATTTTCGGCGCCGACAGCGCCGACAGCGGCACTATCGAGCTGGGCAATCCTTTGCGCGAAGTGCGCGTCGATTCGCCGGTGGCGGCGGTGCGTCAGGGCATTGCCCTGATCACTGAAGACCGCAAGGGCGAAGGGCTGCTGCTGAGCCAGTCGATCAGCGCCAATATCGCCCTGGGCAACCTGCCGGCGATTTCCCGCGCCGGCATCGTCAACAGCGGCGCCGAGCGCGAACTGGCCGAACGGCAGATCGCCGCCATGCGTATCCGCAGTTCCAGCCCCGAGCAGGTGGTCGGCGAGTTGTCGGGCGGCAACCAGCAAAAGGTGGTGATCGGCCGCTGGCTGGAGCGCGACTGTTCGGTGCTGCTGTTCGATGAGCCGACCCGCGGCATCGACGTCGGCGCCAAGTTCGACATCTATGGCCTGCTGGCCGAGCTTGCGCGCCAGGGCAAGGCGCTGGTGGTGGTGTCCAGTGATCTGCGCGAGCTGATGCTGATTTGCGACCGCATCGGTGTGCTCAGTGCCGGGCGCCTGATCGACACCTTCGAGCGCGACAGCTGGACTCAGGACCAACTACTGGCCGCAGCCTTTGCCGGCTATCAGAAACGTGATGCGTTGCTGCACGAAGCGGCGCCCAGGACGACCCCATGA
- a CDS encoding FAD-binding oxidoreductase gives MANTPYPQSYYAASANPVPPRPALQEEVQTDVCVIGAGYTGLSSALFLLESGFKVTVLEAAKVGFGASGRNGGQIVNSYSRDIDVIERTVGPKQAQLLGHMAFEGGRIIRERVAKYNIQCDLKDGGVFAALTPKQMGHLESQKRLWERFGHTQLELMDQKRIREVVDCDQYIGGMLDMSGGHIHPLNLALGEAAAVESLGGKIYEQSPAIRIERGANPVVHTPQGKVRAKFIIVAGNAYLGGLVPELAAKSMPCGTQVITTEPLGEELARSLLPQDYCVEDCNYLLDYYRLTGDKRLIFGGGVVYGARDPANIEAIIRPKMLKAFPQLKDVKIDYAWTGNFLLTLSRLPQVGRLGDNIYYSQGCSGHGVTYTHLAGKVLAEALRGQAERFDAFAELPHYPFPGGQLLRVPFSALGAWYYSLRDRLGF, from the coding sequence ATGGCCAATACCCCCTACCCTCAGTCCTACTACGCCGCATCGGCCAATCCGGTTCCGCCGCGCCCGGCGCTGCAGGAAGAGGTACAGACCGATGTCTGCGTGATCGGCGCCGGCTATACCGGCCTGTCCAGCGCCCTGTTCCTGCTGGAGAGCGGCTTCAAGGTCACCGTGCTGGAAGCTGCCAAGGTCGGCTTTGGCGCCTCGGGCCGCAACGGCGGCCAGATCGTCAACAGCTATAGCCGCGACATCGACGTCATTGAACGCACCGTCGGCCCCAAGCAGGCACAACTGCTGGGCCACATGGCCTTTGAAGGCGGGCGCATCATCCGTGAGCGCGTGGCCAAATACAACATCCAGTGCGACCTTAAAGACGGTGGCGTGTTCGCCGCCCTGACGCCCAAGCAGATGGGCCACCTGGAATCGCAAAAGCGCCTGTGGGAACGCTTCGGCCACACCCAGCTGGAGCTGATGGACCAGAAGCGCATCCGTGAAGTGGTCGATTGCGACCAGTACATCGGCGGCATGCTCGACATGAGCGGCGGCCACATCCACCCGCTGAACCTGGCCCTGGGCGAAGCTGCCGCGGTCGAGTCGCTGGGCGGCAAGATCTACGAGCAATCGCCGGCCATCCGCATCGAGCGCGGTGCCAACCCGGTGGTGCACACCCCACAAGGTAAAGTACGCGCCAAGTTCATCATCGTTGCCGGTAACGCCTACCTCGGCGGCCTGGTGCCGGAACTTGCCGCCAAGTCGATGCCGTGCGGCACCCAGGTGATCACCACCGAGCCGCTGGGCGAAGAGCTTGCGCGCAGCCTGCTGCCGCAAGACTACTGCGTCGAAGACTGCAACTACCTGCTCGACTACTACCGCCTGACCGGCGACAAGCGCCTGATCTTCGGCGGCGGCGTGGTGTACGGTGCGCGCGACCCGGCCAACATCGAAGCGATCATCCGCCCGAAAATGCTCAAGGCCTTCCCGCAGCTCAAGGACGTGAAGATCGACTACGCCTGGACCGGCAACTTCCTGCTGACCCTGTCGCGCCTGCCGCAAGTGGGCCGCCTGGGCGACAACATCTATTACTCCCAGGGTTGCAGTGGCCACGGCGTCACCTACACCCACCTGGCGGGCAAGGTGCTGGCCGAGGCTCTGCGTGGCCAGGCCGAGCGTTTCGATGCCTTCGCCGAGCTGCCGCACTACCCGTTCCCGGGTGGCCAGTTGCTGCGTGTACCGTTCAGCGCCCTGGGCGCCTGGTACTACAGCCTGCGCGATCGTCTGGGCTTCTAA
- a CDS encoding LacI family DNA-binding transcriptional regulator gives MATIKDVAALAGISYTTVSHVLNKTRPVSEPVRLKVEAAIAELDYVPSAVARSLKARSTATIGLLVPNSVNPYFAELARGIEDGCERNGYCVILCNSDDNPQKQRSYLRVLLEKRIDGLIVASVGEDNDLLDSLASVRTPMVIVDRALEGVAADLVRIDHEQGAYLATRHLLELGHRDIACIGGPATTSVAQMRLAGFHRALAEAGVCPRQEWLLNSEFTSIGGYSAAAALLEGERPTAIFAGNDMIGIGVLRAAAERNICVPSELSVIGFDDIQISQYVFPALTTVGQSIRELGESAAELLLRRIAEPLRGAPEQRIVAPSIVLRESTAPRPDLFNDYR, from the coding sequence ATGGCAACCATCAAAGATGTCGCGGCACTGGCGGGGATTTCCTACACCACCGTGTCGCATGTACTGAACAAGACCCGCCCGGTCAGTGAGCCGGTGCGCCTCAAGGTCGAAGCGGCGATCGCCGAACTCGACTACGTGCCCAGCGCCGTAGCGCGCTCGCTCAAGGCGCGCAGCACCGCGACCATCGGCCTGCTGGTGCCCAACAGCGTCAACCCGTATTTCGCCGAGCTGGCCCGCGGCATCGAGGACGGCTGCGAGCGCAACGGCTACTGCGTGATCCTCTGCAACTCCGACGACAACCCGCAAAAGCAGCGCAGCTACCTGCGCGTGCTGCTGGAAAAACGCATCGACGGCCTGATCGTCGCCTCGGTCGGTGAAGACAACGACCTGCTCGATAGCCTGGCCAGCGTGCGCACGCCGATGGTCATCGTCGACCGCGCCCTGGAAGGCGTGGCCGCCGACCTGGTACGTATCGACCACGAGCAGGGCGCTTATCTGGCGACCCGCCATCTGCTCGAGCTCGGCCATCGCGACATCGCCTGCATCGGCGGCCCGGCGACCACCAGCGTCGCCCAGATGCGCCTGGCCGGTTTCCATCGGGCGCTGGCCGAAGCCGGGGTCTGCCCGCGCCAGGAGTGGCTGCTGAATAGCGAATTTACCAGTATCGGTGGCTATAGCGCGGCAGCGGCGCTGCTCGAAGGCGAGCGGCCGACGGCGATTTTTGCCGGCAACGACATGATCGGCATCGGCGTATTGCGCGCTGCCGCCGAACGCAACATCTGCGTGCCCAGCGAGCTGTCGGTGATCGGCTTCGACGATATCCAGATCAGCCAGTACGTATTCCCGGCGCTGACCACCGTCGGCCAGTCGATCCGCGAGCTGGGCGAGAGCGCCGCCGAACTGCTGCTGCGGCGCATCGCCGAACCCCTGCGCGGCGCGCCAGAGCAGCGCATTGTTGCGCCGAGCATCGTCCTGCGCGAATCCACCGCGCCGCGCCCCGACCTTTTCAATGATTACCGCTGA